In one window of Candidatus Dependentiae bacterium DNA:
- a CDS encoding ABC transporter permease, with product MVLGKRKISRYFSPLLVVMAYSFLYLPIFILILFSFNSSSVSIEWTGFSIKWYQKLFDSPEIWQALGVSLIVAICATILSLVLGTFFVISGRWLNIDLLSNLFNSGIILPEIILAVSVLSLFVFLKIPLGFGSLIVGHTIIGLGFVVPIVRARFKELDPELTEASLDLGAGYIQTFLHVIFPLLVPAFVASGLLVFTLSLDDFLISFFCSSPTVQTLSVYVYSMIKTWVDPTINAVSTLLLLVSSILILLLSYLKVVDKVVSNE from the coding sequence ATGGTTTTAGGAAAAAGAAAGATTTCTAGATATTTTAGCCCATTATTAGTTGTGATGGCTTATTCGTTTTTGTACTTGCCGATATTTATTCTTATACTTTTTTCTTTTAATAGTTCTTCAGTTTCAATTGAATGGACCGGTTTTTCTATAAAATGGTACCAGAAATTATTTGATTCTCCAGAGATTTGGCAAGCTTTAGGGGTGTCTTTAATTGTTGCTATTTGCGCAACAATTTTAAGTTTGGTACTTGGAACTTTTTTTGTAATATCCGGTAGATGGTTAAATATAGATTTGTTGAGCAATCTTTTTAATTCCGGAATAATTTTACCCGAAATAATTTTGGCAGTAAGTGTTCTAAGCTTATTTGTGTTTCTAAAGATACCACTGGGATTTGGTAGCTTAATTGTGGGACACACTATAATAGGATTAGGTTTTGTTGTTCCAATTGTAAGAGCGCGATTTAAAGAATTGGATCCTGAACTCACTGAAGCTTCTTTAGATTTGGGTGCAGGGTATATTCAAACTTTTTTACATGTTATTTTCCCATTGCTGGTACCGGCATTTGTCGCTTCAGGGTTACTTGTTTTTACACTTTCTTTGGATGATTTTTTAATTTCGTTCTTTTGCTCAAGTCCAACAGTTCAAACTTTATCGGTATATGTTTATTCTATGATCAAAACCTGGGTTGACCCAACGATTAATGCAGTGTCAACTTTATTGCTTTTGGTAAGTAGTATTCTTATTTTACTTTTATCTTATTTAAAAGTTGTTGATAAGGTTGTCTCAAATGAATAA
- a CDS encoding ABC transporter permease: MKFFKNFSVADLPFIFITPALIWQILFLYLPLSVLILNSFVEFDNIIRLSFLAYKEIFNQLYFSVIFNSLFLAFSTAFITFLFAYPVAYFISLKVKKYKSLFLFSLILPAWTSFIVQVYAWFFLLKKDGLFSIIFKFFGLFKDSTHLLNNYFAVQVGMAYCFLPFMIFPIYTVLEKMDKRLIEASHDLGANKFQTFMRVIFPISMPGVLTGFLLVLIPAFGEFAIPDLLGGGRKIYWGSIIVEKFLISRDWKSGAAITVFGVIALTCALIFSLILLRIVKKIMKNK; this comes from the coding sequence ATGAAATTTTTTAAAAACTTTTCTGTTGCAGATTTACCGTTTATTTTTATTACACCGGCGTTGATATGGCAAATTTTATTTTTATATTTACCATTAAGTGTTTTAATTTTAAATAGTTTTGTTGAATTTGATAATATTATACGATTGTCATTTTTAGCTTATAAAGAAATTTTTAATCAATTATATTTTAGTGTTATTTTTAATTCTTTATTTTTAGCTTTTTCAACGGCATTTATAACTTTTTTATTTGCATATCCTGTCGCCTATTTTATATCTTTAAAAGTAAAAAAATATAAATCATTATTTTTATTTTCATTAATATTGCCTGCATGGACAAGCTTTATTGTTCAGGTTTATGCTTGGTTTTTTTTGCTTAAAAAAGATGGTTTATTTAGTATAATATTTAAATTTTTTGGATTGTTTAAAGATTCTACACATCTATTAAACAATTATTTTGCCGTTCAGGTTGGTATGGCATATTGTTTTTTACCTTTTATGATTTTTCCAATTTATACAGTACTTGAAAAAATGGATAAAAGATTAATAGAAGCTTCACACGATCTTGGTGCTAATAAATTTCAGACATTTATGCGTGTTATATTTCCTATTTCTATGCCGGGAGTTCTTACTGGATTTTTATTGGTTTTGATTCCGGCTTTTGGTGAATTTGCAATACCGGATTTATTGGGCGGTGGAAGAAAAATATATTGGGGAAGTATAATAGTTGAAAAATTTTTGATATCAAGGGATTGGAAGTCAGGTGCAGCTATTACGGTTTTTGGAGTAATCGCTTTGACATGTGCTTTAATTTTTTCATTGATATTGCTTCGAATTGTAAAAAAAATTATGAAAAATAAATAA